A single Arachidicoccus sp. BS20 DNA region contains:
- the trmD gene encoding tRNA (guanosine(37)-N1)-methyltransferase TrmD, with the protein MHIDIITVVPELLASPLSHSIMKRAQDKGILTVQTHNLRQWAVNKYGQVDDYQFGGGAGMVMMCEPLANAIEHLQKERPYDEIIYMTPDGERFKQSTANQLSLKENLLIICGHYKGIDQRIREHFVTKEISIGDYVLSGGELAANVVIDAIGRLLPGVLNDETSALTDSFQDNLLAPPVYTRPAEFRGWKVPEVLLSGNPKTIEEWRYEQSVERTKERRPDILD; encoded by the coding sequence ATGCACATCGATATTATCACGGTTGTACCCGAATTACTCGCCAGTCCTTTGTCGCACAGCATTATGAAACGAGCGCAGGACAAAGGCATACTCACAGTACAAACGCACAACTTGCGTCAATGGGCTGTGAACAAATACGGGCAAGTGGACGATTATCAATTCGGCGGCGGTGCTGGTATGGTAATGATGTGCGAACCTTTGGCAAATGCGATTGAACACTTGCAAAAAGAAAGACCTTACGACGAAATTATTTACATGACACCCGACGGCGAACGCTTTAAGCAATCTACTGCAAATCAACTTTCACTCAAAGAAAATTTGCTCATTATTTGCGGACATTACAAAGGCATTGACCAGCGCATACGCGAGCATTTTGTAACCAAAGAAATTTCTATTGGCGATTATGTATTAAGTGGCGGCGAGCTTGCTGCTAATGTAGTGATTGATGCCATCGGAAGATTGTTGCCCGGCGTATTAAACGATGAAACTTCCGCGCTTACCGATTCTTTTCAGGACAATCTTTTAGCGCCGCCTGTGTACACGCGCCCTGCGGAATTTCGCGGTTGGAAAGTACCGGAAGTTTTGTTGAGCGGAAATCCCAAAACAATTGAAGAATGGCGTTACGAGCAATCTGTTGAACGCACGAAAGAAAGACGACCGGATATACTTGATTAA
- a CDS encoding AIR synthase related protein: protein MSLYTKRGVSAQKEEVHQAIQHLDQGLFPHAFCKMYPDFIGGDKDYINIMHADGAGTKSILAYLYWKETGDISVWKGIAQDAIAMNLDDLLCVGIYDNILFSSTIDRNKKIVSGEVLEVVINGTQAFFDEMKKYGVNIHYLGGETADVGDVVRTIAVNGTMSARQKKSSIITNEKIAEKNVIVGFASSGKANYETEYNSGLGSNGLTSARHDVLSKYYAEKYPETFETTLDDDVVYIGKNKVEDELTIGGSHFTIGKLLLSPTRTYAPLMKILLENYFDDINGVIHCSGGGQTKCMKYLPKNLKVVKDNLFGIPPIFQLIQSNSGADFREMYQVFNMGHRLEIFTNESAADKMIEAAKSLGIEAKIIGHTEASDKKELHLKTSEGWIVY, encoded by the coding sequence ATGAGTTTATACACCAAGCGCGGCGTTTCCGCACAAAAAGAAGAAGTTCATCAGGCAATTCAACATCTTGACCAGGGATTATTTCCTCATGCGTTTTGCAAAATGTATCCCGATTTTATCGGCGGCGATAAAGATTATATCAACATCATGCACGCCGACGGCGCAGGCACGAAAAGCATTTTAGCGTATCTATATTGGAAAGAAACAGGCGACATTTCCGTATGGAAAGGTATTGCGCAGGATGCCATTGCGATGAACTTGGACGACTTGCTTTGTGTGGGTATTTACGATAATATTTTATTCTCATCCACTATCGACAGAAACAAAAAAATCGTTTCGGGTGAAGTGTTGGAAGTGGTAATTAACGGCACACAGGCATTCTTCGACGAGATGAAAAAATACGGCGTAAACATTCATTATCTCGGCGGCGAAACTGCCGATGTGGGCGATGTTGTCCGCACAATTGCCGTGAACGGAACAATGAGTGCAAGGCAAAAAAAATCGAGCATTATTACAAACGAAAAAATAGCTGAAAAGAATGTAATTGTTGGGTTTGCAAGCTCCGGCAAAGCGAACTATGAAACTGAATATAACAGCGGGCTCGGCAGCAACGGACTCACAAGCGCGCGCCATGATGTGCTGAGCAAATATTACGCAGAAAAATATCCCGAAACTTTTGAAACAACGTTGGATGATGATGTCGTTTATATCGGAAAAAACAAAGTTGAAGACGAACTCACGATTGGCGGTTCGCATTTCACGATTGGGAAATTATTGCTCTCTCCTACCCGCACGTATGCACCTTTGATGAAAATTTTACTGGAAAATTATTTCGACGACATCAACGGCGTTATCCATTGCAGCGGCGGTGGGCAAACCAAGTGCATGAAATATTTACCGAAGAATTTAAAAGTTGTAAAAGATAATTTATTTGGCATTCCGCCCATATTCCAACTCATACAATCCAACAGCGGAGCTGATTTCAGGGAAATGTACCAAGTATTCAACATGGGACATCGCCTGGAAATTTTTACCAACGAAAGTGCAGCCGACAAAATGATTGAAGCAGCAAAATCACTCGGCATCGAAGCAAAAATTATCGGTCATACGGAAGCATCGGACAAAAAGGAATTGCATTTAAAGACAAGTGAAGGTTGGATTGTGTATTAG